One Enterococcus silesiacus genomic window carries:
- a CDS encoding glyoxalase, which yields MSLNVKSITVGLPVSNLEEAASWYERLLMSDEKINPVEGVIEYPIGSVWIQLFEEKINVSENGLRLEVEDLDTEFERLKKLGVIVDEVIEDVPGIIRYVDFSDPDGNKLSFYWLYDQE from the coding sequence ATGAGTTTAAATGTAAAGAGTATCACTGTAGGTCTACCAGTAAGTAATTTGGAGGAGGCTGCAAGTTGGTATGAAAGACTTCTTATGAGTGATGAGAAAATTAACCCTGTTGAAGGCGTTATTGAGTATCCAATTGGTTCTGTTTGGATTCAACTTTTCGAAGAAAAAATTAATGTTTCAGAGAACGGTTTACGTTTAGAAGTGGAAGATTTAGACACAGAATTTGAACGTTTAAAAAAACTTGGTGTAATTGTTGATGAGGTGATTGAGGATGTACCAGGTATCATTCGATACGTTGATTTCTCTGATCCAGATGGCAATAAGTTATCGTTTTATTGGTTATACGATCAAGAATAG
- a CDS encoding AraC family transcriptional regulator, producing the protein MKTKMPEILSFISEEAVSRKMTSEEIAVHFGYDKHHFSRKFKEINGFSVVELLSSSKVEKAIFELDEEKRILDLQERSGFESSGSFTNTFKKYTGSSPKEYKTEMSEIFYDVKRFETDDQDQSIAHFEEKSQSFCTVTIEVPDGFEMGIIFIGLFRTLIPNHMPISGLATKNLIGNKLKNIPSGDYYLLACGISHSNNILSYFNLGNSLRGKEDDRLSFPNCSGNHYTIKLREPIPEDPPILVNVGKLLISRLKNTI; encoded by the coding sequence ATGAAAACGAAAATGCCTGAAATTCTTTCTTTCATTTCAGAAGAAGCTGTTAGTAGAAAAATGACCAGTGAGGAAATTGCCGTTCACTTTGGTTATGATAAACATCACTTTAGTCGGAAATTTAAAGAAATAAATGGATTCAGTGTTGTTGAACTTCTCTCTAGTTCAAAAGTTGAAAAGGCAATCTTTGAACTTGATGAAGAAAAACGAATACTCGATCTACAAGAACGTTCAGGTTTTGAAAGCAGCGGTAGTTTCACGAATACGTTTAAAAAATATACAGGTAGTTCACCTAAAGAGTACAAAACTGAAATGAGTGAAATTTTTTATGATGTTAAACGTTTTGAAACGGATGATCAGGATCAGTCGATAGCGCATTTTGAAGAAAAGAGTCAGTCTTTTTGCACCGTAACGATTGAAGTACCGGATGGATTTGAGATGGGGATTATATTTATTGGACTTTTCCGTACACTTATCCCGAATCATATGCCGATATCTGGATTAGCGACTAAAAATTTAATCGGAAATAAATTGAAAAATATTCCAAGTGGAGACTATTATTTATTAGCTTGTGGGATAAGCCATTCCAATAATATTCTATCTTACTTTAACTTAGGCAATAGTTTGAGGGGGAAAGAAGATGACAGGTTATCTTTTCCAAACTGTTCTGGCAATCATTACACGATTAAGCTGAGAGAACCAATACCAGAAGACCCACCCATATTAGTGAATGTGGGAAAACTTTTAATCTCCCGTTTAAAGAACACAATCTAG